The [Actinobacillus] rossii genome contains a region encoding:
- the metG gene encoding methionyl-tRNA synthetase, which yields MSKQNRQILVTCALPYANGPIHLGHMLEHIQADIWVRFQRMRGNEIHFVCADDAHGTPIMLKADQMGITPEQLIADVQQSHYADFCGFNISFDNYHSTHSDENRELSEMIYTRLKENGFIKSRTISQLFDPEKSMFLPDRFVKGTCPKCKAEDQYGDNCEVCSATYSPTELINPRSAVSGATPVVKESEHFFFDLPSFETMLKEWNRSGALQSEVANKMQEWFDSGLQQWDISRDAPYFGFKIPGTENKYFYVWLDAPIGYMASFKNLCKRKNIDFDTFWKKDSSTELYHFIGKDIMYFHSLFWPAMLEGANLRKPSNIFVHGYVTVNGEKMSKSRGTFIQASTYLKHLDPECLRYYYAAKLSNRIDDLDLNLEDFVQRVNTDLVNKLVNLASRNAGFIQKRFDGKLAEKLDEQALFDEFITQSEQIAAYYENREFGKAIREIMALTDKANKYVDDKAPWIIAKEEGRDAELQAVCSQGIQMFRVLMGYLKPVLPKLAERSEAFLQAELTWENLAQPLLAHQIAPFKALFSRLDPKQIDAMIDASKTENAAVNTAPKAGKTTEKSTAVIAEFEPVESEITIDDFAKIDMRVAKVIHCEAVPESNKLLKFQLDLGFEQRQVFSGIKAAYNKPEDLIGRHVIVVANLAPRKMKFGMSEGMILSAGTGGADLFLLDVDTGAKAGSRVM from the coding sequence ATGTCAAAACAAAACCGTCAAATTCTTGTTACTTGTGCCTTGCCTTACGCAAATGGTCCAATTCATTTAGGACATATGCTTGAACATATTCAAGCAGATATTTGGGTGCGTTTCCAACGTATGCGTGGTAACGAAATTCACTTCGTTTGCGCAGACGATGCTCACGGCACGCCGATTATGTTGAAAGCGGATCAAATGGGTATTACGCCAGAACAATTGATTGCAGACGTGCAGCAAAGTCATTATGCGGATTTCTGCGGTTTTAACATTAGTTTTGATAATTATCATTCCACACATAGCGATGAAAACCGTGAATTATCAGAAATGATTTACACGCGTTTAAAAGAAAATGGATTTATAAAAAGCCGTACTATTTCGCAATTATTCGATCCTGAAAAATCGATGTTTTTGCCTGATCGTTTTGTGAAAGGCACTTGCCCGAAATGTAAGGCGGAAGATCAATATGGTGACAACTGCGAAGTTTGTTCAGCAACTTATAGCCCAACAGAATTAATTAACCCTCGTTCTGCGGTATCTGGCGCAACGCCAGTGGTAAAAGAGAGCGAACACTTCTTCTTCGATTTACCAAGTTTTGAAACTATGTTAAAAGAATGGAATCGTTCTGGCGCATTACAATCAGAAGTGGCAAACAAAATGCAAGAATGGTTTGATAGTGGCTTACAACAATGGGATATTTCTCGTGATGCGCCGTATTTTGGTTTCAAAATTCCAGGCACAGAAAATAAATATTTCTATGTCTGGTTAGATGCGCCAATTGGCTATATGGCATCTTTCAAAAACTTGTGTAAACGCAAAAATATTGACTTTGATACCTTCTGGAAAAAAGACAGTTCGACAGAACTTTATCATTTTATCGGTAAAGATATTATGTATTTCCACAGCCTATTTTGGCCGGCGATGTTAGAAGGGGCAAATTTACGCAAACCAAGTAATATTTTTGTACATGGTTATGTGACGGTAAATGGGGAAAAAATGTCTAAATCGCGTGGTACCTTTATTCAAGCTAGCACTTATCTCAAACATTTAGATCCTGAATGTTTACGCTATTACTACGCCGCGAAGTTAAGCAACCGCATTGATGATTTGGACTTAAACCTTGAAGATTTCGTACAACGTGTGAATACGGATTTGGTGAATAAATTGGTGAACTTAGCCTCGCGTAATGCAGGCTTTATCCAAAAACGTTTTGACGGTAAATTGGCAGAAAAATTAGATGAGCAAGCTTTATTTGATGAATTTATTACCCAATCAGAACAAATCGCAGCTTATTATGAAAATCGCGAATTTGGTAAAGCGATCCGTGAAATTATGGCGTTAACGGATAAAGCGAATAAATATGTGGATGATAAAGCGCCTTGGATCATCGCCAAAGAAGAAGGGCGTGATGCTGAGTTACAAGCGGTATGTTCTCAAGGTATTCAAATGTTCCGTGTGTTAATGGGCTATTTGAAGCCTGTACTACCAAAATTAGCGGAACGTTCAGAAGCATTTTTACAAGCAGAATTAACTTGGGAAAATCTTGCACAACCTTTATTGGCTCATCAAATTGCGCCATTTAAAGCTTTGTTTAGTCGTTTAGATCCAAAACAAATTGACGCGATGATTGATGCTTCTAAAACAGAAAATGCCGCGGTCAATACCGCGCCAAAAGCCGGAAAAACAACAGAAAAATCCACCGCAGTTATCGCAGAATTTGAACCCGTTGAATCAGAAATTACTATTGATGATTTTGCTAAAATTGATATGCGCGTGGCAAAAGTGATTCATTGCGAAGCGGTACCAGAAAGCAATAAGTTGTTGAAATTTCAATTAGATTTAGGTTTTGAACAACGTCAAGTGTTCTCAGGCATTAAAGCTGCATATAATAAACCTGAAGATCTGATTGGTCGTCATGTGATTGTGGTAGCAAATTTGGCGCCACGCAAAATGAAATTTGGTATGTCAGAAGGGATGATTTTATCTGCAGGCACAGGTGGGGCAGATTTGTTCTTGCTTGATGTGGATACGGGCGCAAAAGCGGGTAGTCGGGTAATGTAA